The region ATTTCCCGTGTAATCCTGAATCGCTCGAACGTAGGTGAATCCGAAACATTCCCCCAGTTGAGCGACTTTCTCCCTCTGGGAAGGATCGTGCTCCACAAAGAGAAATCCCCCCTCCCGAAGAAAAGAGGGGGCGTCCCCGAGAATTCTCCGGATAACCTCAAGGCCGTCCTCTCCTCCAAGGAGGGCCTCTTTTGGCTCATAGAGGCGGATATTCACCTCGAGCTTCTCCCACTCCTCTTCGGCAACGTAGGGGGGATTGGCAAGGATAACGTCAAAGACGATTCCCCGAAAAGCCAAGGGAGCAAAGAGATCGCCCACGAAGAACCGTGCCCGATCCGAGAGACCAAGAATCCGGGCGTTCTCTTCTGCCAGGGCCACGGCCTCTTCCGCAATATCCACCCCGAAGAGGAAAACGGCCGGAACAAAAAAAGCACACGAAAGCCCCACGACTCCACTTCCGCAGCAGAGATCCCCCACGAGGAT is a window of Candidatus Caldatribacterium sp. DNA encoding:
- the prmC gene encoding peptide chain release factor N(5)-glutamine methyltransferase, with translation MTVRELFRSLVRTLKEGGISSPAREARLLLGKILGTSPSRVYLFWDRKIGEEEQRALEGLVAERLSGVPLQYVLGEWEFFSLPFRVRRGVFIPRVDTEAWVEEAVLFLHFLSGKREKILVGDLCCGSGVVGLSCAFFVPAVFLFGVDIAEEAVALAEENARILGLSDRARFFVGDLFAPLAFRGIVFDVILANPPYVAEEEWEKLEVNIRLYEPKEALLGGEDGLEVIRRILGDAPSFLREGGFLFVEHDPSQREKVAQLGECFGFTYVRAIQDYTGNVRASVLQLRRRKDAYSHRM